The following proteins are co-located in the Neomonachus schauinslandi chromosome 8, ASM220157v2, whole genome shotgun sequence genome:
- the FAM162B gene encoding protein FAM162B, giving the protein MFAAVGGLGGLRRLRLGRILRWAPGAHGEAAPRPIAPLRPRGLPRYCSGRAASGSEPQGPGKLHRVPAEYKPSQFDKKILLWTGRFKAMEDIPPRIPPEMIDAARNKARVKACYVMIGLTIIACFAVIASAKRAAERHESLTSWNLAKKAKWREEAALAAQAKAK; this is encoded by the exons ATGTTCGCGGCTGTCGGGGGCCTCGGGGGCCTCCGGCGCCTCCGCCTGGGGCGCATTTTACGCTGGGCCCCGGGAGCGCACGGAGAAGCCGCGCCCCGGCCCATCGCGCCTCTGCGGCCTCGGGGTCTGCCCCGCTACTGCAGCGGCCGGGCGGCCAGTGGCTCTGAGCCCCAAGGTCCAG GAAAGCTCCACCGGGTCCCCGCCGAGTACAAGCCTTCGCAATTCGATAAGAAAATCCTGCTGTGGACCGGGCGTTTCAAAGCGATGGAGGACATCCCGCCTCGGATCCC GCCAGAAATGATAGATGCTGCAAGAAACAAGGCTCGGGTGAAAGCTTGTTACGTAATGATTGGACTCACCATTATCGCCTGTTTTGCAGTGATAGCCTCTGCCAAAAGG gctgCAGAACGACATGAATCCTTAACAAGTTGGAACCTGGCAAAGAAAGCTAAGTGGCGTGAAGAAGCTGCATTGGCCGCACAGGCGAAGGCCAAATGA